CTTTGCTTGTGTCATCTCTGGCCATAACTTTAGGTGGCCCCTCCAGAGCGCTACTGGGCTGAGCTTAGCGGCTTTTTTAATCAAGCGGTCCATGGCCTTTGAACTTCAGCCTCCTTTTGCTTACAGCCATACCACCCTGAAAAAGCCCGCTCTCGTCTGATCTCGGAAGCCAAGCAGGGTTGGGCCAGCTTAGTACTTGGATGGGAGACCGCCTGGGAATATCTGGtgctggggcggctgtggctcagtggtagagcggttgcctaccaattggaaggttggtggtttgatccccgcccctgcagtcattgtcgaagtgttcttgggcaagacactgaacccctagttgcccccggtgctgcgcattggagtgtgaatgtgtgtgaatgtttatctgatgagcaggtggcaccttgtacggcagccccggccacagtgtatgaatgtgtgtgaatggtgaatgtttcctgtagatgtaaaagcgctttgagcagttgttaagactggaaaagcgctatataaatacagcacatttacattttccacTGAACGCTCCAAGGTAATCGCTCGAACCTGGCCAAGCTTTTTGAAACTGGAGAGATCGATAGGCAGTCCTCAGCATGCTCCACATCTGATATATTTTCACTAGCACTGAGTGTTTGACCACACAGCCTCAGGCTGGGAGCCAGCCAGATATTCTCTGAATCTGCATCTGGAAGAATGATGGGTAGCTATCTACTCaattaagtttaaaaacaatcaatgttGAAAGTAAGTGGACCCTCCCTCCCTGTTACCATGGTTTGTCTGATAAGATTAAGGTTTAGCTGCTTGAAAATTTACCTTGTGAGCTAAACTGATACCTTTCCAGATAGCCACGTTTTTTGGCCAGATCATATATGCTCTCAGGTCCTTCAAAAGAGGCACTCTTCTCACCTGACCTATCGCCCTGGGGTACAACGCACCCTGACCTTCTTCCGTCATTGGCTCTGGTGGTCCTCTATGGAGAAGATCACACAAGGGTTTGTGcctgctttttgtgtttgttcccaACACAGGGGTCTCCTCCATCCCATACCAGTTTCTCATCCACTCAGGTCCCATATATCCCTGGATGTTGTCACTGGTCTGCCCTCCTCAGAAGGTAAAGTTGTCATTCTGTCACACTTGCGCACTTGCCTCTACCTGAGCTTCCCactgccaaataaataaattgactgtttttttatatagcccttttctagtcttaacgactactcaaagcgtttTTAaacagtacaggaaccattcaccctTCACACAGTGAatgaggctgccgtacaaggtgtcacctgctcatcacactcacacacatttaaactctGATGGCACAGCctcgggggcaactcagggttcagtgtcttgcccaaggattCAAAttaccaaccttccaattgccAGGCGATCTCTCTGCCACTGAGCCATAGACACCCCGAATACAAAGCTGAACTGTACAGCTACCAGTTTCTTATAGTTAGAAACAGGAGATTGGAAAAAGCTCTACGTTGCATCCTCTTTCATGTACCTTCCTCTTGGTCCAAGCAGCTGTTATATGCTTGAATAGGCTCACAATGCTCTCCCCACTTCAGCAACTGACCTGTCCTCCTTCCAGTTCTCGAGAAATTATCAACCACCACTGTTTCAGGAACGAGAGTGAGAGATAAGTGTGCCTTCTGTCCAGGCGTTCATCAGAAAGTGCTGCCGCACCTGGCTTAGGGCCTTCTCAATCCTCCTTGGGACCTCTGCAAATCTATTAGAAAGCATCTAACCAGAGGCGCTCAATAGCACCCCTATACTCAGCGTGTTTGGCTCTCCCCCTGAGACATTCCCTTTACGATGGAGCCCCATAAGATTGCTCCTAGATTAATATGCCCATCTCCAAAGTCGTAAACCCATGCCTTCCCCATCTTCATGGATTCATCCCACCTTATACATCGCCCGCATTTGACCGGTCAAGGACAGTACTCTGCAGTCCACCCCCGGAGCCCCAACTCCCCCCTTCCCTTAATGGTGGAAAGCTGGCTTATACTTTCAAGTGTCTTCTCAAGTTGAGGTGTTGTGGGAGGGGCTCCTGTACCTGGTAGGATGGGAGGATTATGAGGAGCACTCTTGGGTCCCAGCTGGATCCTGGACCTGGAGAGTAATCTCTCCACTCAATCTAGTTGTGTTGTTCTTCTGGGTTTTTGTTCCAACTTCCTCCTGTAGCTGTCTTCTCTCTGAACCATTTCAGCAATTCATATTCCATTTCTGCATTTTCAGCAGTGctttgaaatgcattttagtCGTCAGCATCGCCACTTAATTTTGTGcaggaaatacattttctagtttgtttttcactgttACACGAATGTGTGCTCATGCAGGGGGAGGGCTAGGACAGTTTCTCTGTGGGCTTCTGCCTGGATTCATGGGAAGAAAGcacataaacagaaacatacagatTTGAGAACTATGCTTATGATCATATCTTAACCCAACTTGTCTGGTTTTTGCAGTCTGGCAGTAGCAGACATGCTGGTTAGTGTGTCCAACGCCTGGGAGACCATCATTATTTACCTCCTCAACAACAGACAGCTGGTGGTGGAGGATCACTTCATCCGGCAAATGGACAATGTGTTTGACTCAATGATTTGCATCTCGGTTGTGGCGTCAATGTGTAGCCTGCTGGCCATCGCTGTGGACAGTAAAACACTAAGTTACTTGGGGTTTTCTAACAATAGAGACAGCCTAATTAGCAAAACAGCATCAtgcatctttttaaatttttagtTAATGCAATTTACTTTCCCTGGAATTGCTCAGGAAATCAATAACCTCTCTCCAGAGTTGTATTAAAGtccacctttgtcaagtccaagatGAGTTCACACGTTAGTGATAccgagacagaaaaaaaaatcatctttaagaCCACTTACTTACCTGTTCATAATTTATGCAATGTGAAAGACAGTATATTTTCTATCACGGTATAAAGATAATGGCGCTTTATTTGTAATAGTCAAAAGGCAAGTTCAGAGTAACACATTATAGGATCAAAGTAAACCACACTATTTactcaaaatataaaatggaaattttCCCATTCTTGAACTAATTACTTGTCCTAAAGAATCCCTAGTACAAAGAGTTCActgacattgtgtctgtggccaaaatgaaaatgattggtACCTGATGATTGAGGTGTAAGATGCAGCCAGGTGTGTACCAGGCGACCAATCTCATTGCCTGTTCTAGATAGATTTGGAAtacctgtttttttctgaacgAGCACACTTcatgaatttttttgttttgaaggaggaCGTTACtttagaacaaaaacatatagtGCTTGACTCGGTCGAGACTAACTAGAACATTTTGGTGAATTTACACAGAATATATAATGAAGTCCATCGGATTAAATATTTAAGAGTTTGTTAaacttcttgggcggacggttcccgtgcacggtaaataaactcgccgtttttcggaagtgctgacttctttcctaaattgtaagcattaaaccgtcataaacacgctcatgccatacaccatttgaaagcttaaagtctcctgattccatcgagcccaaaCACGAAGCAAttaggtgactcacaacggtgataatcatgttctgaagtaaagaaacacagaaagatttgagtctaatcgagtgtgtgtttcctacctgtctcctcgtgtctttaatcacagcggtgaaagatcgccaaaaaaccttagtttcctacatcgaaaacaccctaaggtattagaatatccaagccttgtaatccataattatctggtcccctcacaatcttgtagtttctggccaagtttcgacgttcagaaatctagatcaTGCATCATCAATCTAGAtctagtgcatcatttctcggtttctatagcttgtaactttttccctgtgcgggctaaaacgaaggtcgacacaccattacaataggctcgttcgagatgagccaggtctgcgcagaatcgatcaccggcgatcggcgcccgttgcatgccggttagatttgtgtccgacttgatcccgacttgctctgacaaGGAcaggcgcagttgcttttcaccgactgcaagacccaggcggacccagagcatgctgggaaacgccggcttctcagctgatttaacacctgattggtttaaaccacgatgacgtttaatataaacttttgtagtttttgaatcggagtgattttaattgctaattgtctgatttaaagacttcttctgtacagaacacgtgttgtgtggctgatagtgacgtttagaagtcagagtaactaaatctgttcagatcacggatcatctacagtgtattgttcattaaaatcagcaagagattgcatgtagagcacttAGAAAGCATGTAGAAAGCtactctttcataatcaaaacaactggaagcagtgtacaagctgatatgtgggtctgattatattttattaaatcgggatcgcaccacagtgtttttgtcacttcctttccagcctaaaggcggctggaatcggctggaaactgtccgactttcccgcagctttttgtccccgcccccgctgctgccgcctgctctcgtccactttacaggcgaggcgcagttcatctcgaacgagcctattctGTGGCTTCTGCTGtttgcaatgaaccttgttcccagccaatagcatcagcctatcaagagataccctcaagctaagccaatgatatcgcacagtcgccattgggcccacctgggaaagattgacagtggacagtggcccacgaattagaagataaggtcataaaactggcatccctgtgtagccaataagaagacgagttgattgataccaaaNNNNNNNNNNNNNNNNNNNNNNNNNNNNNNNNNNNNNNNNNNNNNNNNNNNNNNNNNNNNNNNNNNNNNNNNNNNNNNNNNNNNNNNNNNNNNNNNNNNNcactagaaacaacaagttgagagtgttaacttcccaatgaactcaggatcatcccagaggaccaaagcatgtggaaacagcagcacttttttaaggctaaaaatttaggcgagaaaaacatatattttcaagtgttacttaAGAGGTATAGTACCTTGACTTTTAGGCTTACTTCCTGTTGCAACAAGGGGGTGCTATGACTTTGAGTAAATATTTAGATGTCCTCAGGGTTTGACTCTTCTGAGAAAActggacaatgtacactcaatTCACACCCACTTCCAGTTTCGATGGCAAAACGCACAAAAGGGCTTGCCAATCACGGCCATGCCTTATGACAAAAAGtctcttttaataactttttatctTTAATGTCACAAGATGGTActgaccaaatttgaagttgatcagATAAAATCTCTTGGAGGAATTCATTAAAAAGTATCTTAAgatgactcttgttatgatttgattctataatcaaaattgaattgaattaaagtaCAACGGAAATTCTGGAAACTTTCACCAGGCTGATGCGACCGCCAATTTTGAGATTTTGAGTATGTTGAGCCTCTCACATTTGacaaagaaggaaggaaggaattcCTTCAGTTTAAATAGGGCCTTGGCCGACTGTCGGTGCTAGGGCCCTAattaacaaaaattaaatttagaCGGCTTTCGTCTAATATGATTTAACAGGCGTTAGGAGGAGATAGTGTTGCGATTTATTAGAATATGTAACCGTCTGGATCATAGTATACTTAAAGGTTGATGTCAAGTCGCTTCTAATTTTTTGTGCAGATTTCCCACTTGAAAGGGATTGATGCATCCAATCCGAAATAAAGAACTGGATTTCCCtcaatttttttcctcctttttattttggtaatttgaAAGTTCCATTTGAATGATTGTTTCAGCTCAGGAAGGCATTTAGATTTTCGTTGGTCTTAAATATGCTCAACAGTTTAGTCTTTAGTAGCAGTAGCAGGTGAAAAAcctttaaacacaaagaaagaaaatatacatatttttatcatattttttaaccattttctaaacccaatttaacatttttatagtACTTTTTACCTATATCTATAAGTAGTAAAACATGTTATCATACTCATATCGCATACTCGCATATTTGCAGTGCAATTATTTAAACTAATTCTCATACTTTTCAAAAGCACCCTTCATCTCACCATGTTTCTACAAAACCCTGAAGCAGTATGCACTTACCAAACACTACCTCCACCCATTGTTTAGTAAACAAgacttaaaaatagaaacacatttcaaatcaaaGGGTAAGCAGACAAGTCTCCCAGTCATTAAAGGGTTAACAACTTAACTGTCAAGTCAAATTGGAGTAAAGATTTGTATATGACAAGCAGCTGTTTAAAGCGGACAATTGTTAAAGTGGGCGGAATCATTGTGACCTGCAGAGTTTCTGTCCAGGTCTTTTAAAAGGAGACATCGTAAATAAAGAGGAACTGTCACTGCCCATTGTGAggtgagtgcagatttgagttgtgcatgcgtcactttgccaCAAGTAGCATgtaagatgctaacaagagacttctgcaATGTCAATACTGTAAAACTGGACCAACTTAACCAAGTGGGTTCACttctggctacaagttagcaaacacaacaaaagctgtctgttgatttgtgttttgagccaatgttagcaatcaactaatcaatcatAGCTTgcaaaaaacgtttttgaaatgactgctagctttgCTGCTaactagcaatcaaacacaacaaaggctatCACTTGAAGgacgttttgagctaacgttagcaatgaAACAATCATAgctagctaaaacgtttttaaaaggTTCCCATCTTCtaatattgtttgtaatgagaaaagtttaatatttcatgtatttCACATATTTCAGTATACAGTTAACAgtaaacagtttaaatctgagcatgcgcaactcaaaccttcactcgactcacattgggaaGTGACAGGAACATTAGTTGACAAGCGACAAACgagttaaaaagaagaaactgtTCAAAAAGCTGTCGTGATTGCCAGCAAAAGCATGCAGAACTGATGATCTACAGCACCTGAATGGCAGCCGGTAATTAACTGACCTCTAAATGAACTGAGACTGATGAAAACTGCTTTTTCTGTAGTACACGTTAGCTTAGCTGTAGCCACACGGTCGGCAGCGATTCATAGACTCTACGTAACTTAACACATGTGACATTTTGGCTCCGGGAAATCAGGTATTTTATCTGCTAAACCGTAATATTTGACAAACCATTCAGAGTTAATTCTAATTCTTTAATATGTGAATAGTTATTTCTTTCTCaattatttgttaatgttatgtaGTGTTTTACTGAGCACCAAATAATGTttggcgaaggccctattgtcCGGGAAATGTGTgtgctgcttttttcttttttactcagTGGCTTGGTAACATTGTTAGAAAAGAGTATGTTAGTTAGGTCATTTCAGATATCAATATGTGTTATCTACAGGTATATCACTATCTTCTATGCACTGAGATACCACAACATCATGACAATGAGGAGAGCCGGCTACATTATCGGGGGAATCTGGTCCTTCTGCACAGGCTGCGGGATCGTCTTCATCATCTACTCTGACACCACCCCTGTCATCATCTGCCTGGTCTCCATGTTCTTTGCAATGCTGCTCATCATGGCCTCCCTCTACTGCCATATGTTCATGCTGGCACGTTCACACGTGAAGCGCATTGCTGCCCTGCCCGGCTACAACTCCATCCACCAGCGGGCCAGCATGAAGGGGGCCATCACGCTCACCATCCTGCTGGGGATCTTCATTGTCTGCTGGGCCCCCTTCTTCCTCCAC
The genomic region above belongs to Etheostoma cragini isolate CJK2018 chromosome 6, CSU_Ecrag_1.0, whole genome shotgun sequence and contains:
- the mc5ra gene encoding melanocortin 5a receptor, which encodes MNLSEESSYQVEAQLGNFTRAYTYLHQNYTLPLPMQPDKTSTLKPSACEQVHIAVEVFLILGIISLMENILVITAIVKNKNLHSPMYFFVCSLAVADMLVSVSNAWETIIIYLLNNRQLVVEDHFIRQMDNVFDSMICISVVASMCSLLAIAVDRYITIFYALRYHNIMTMRRAGYIIGGIWSFCTGCGIVFIIYSDTTPVIICLVSMFFAMLLIMASLYCHMFMLARSHVKRIAALPGYNSIHQRASMKGAITLTILLGIFIVCWAPFFLHLILMISCPSNLYCVCFMSHFNMYLILIMCNSVIDPLIYAFRSQEMRKTFKEIVCCYSLRNICALTGKY